The nucleotide window CAGAACCAACGAGCCCCTCAATATGTCTAGTATTGTCCTCGATTGGGCCGAGGTTTTATCTCCCGACTTAGTCGAGAGCCAGAGTACACGAGGCTACGCGAAGAAGCGACAGATTTAGAAGTGTCATCTACCCAAAGTCGACAAACCCCTCAACACTTTCAGCATTATCCCCGATTGGGCCGAGGTTTTATCTCCCAACTTAGTCGAGAGTATGAGTACATGAGATTGCCTAAAGAAGTGACAAATTTATTGGGTGAGAGTGCCTTGTCAGATCGAACCGCGCGTGGCTCACAATCCCCCACCAAAAGAAATGGTGGCCATTTGCCAATGGTAGGGTTTGAACCCCCAACTTGTAGGATATAGGTCTATTGAGGGGAGGCATAGTAATGGTAGCTTGTATGCCCACCGTTGCCATTTAGGGCTTGGGTTCAAACCCTATCAATGATAAATGGTAACCATTACCTTTATATAGGGGTGGAGGGAGGGGACAAGCAGAGGTCCTGACCAATTTAAAATGAGAAATTTCTACTTTAGACCTcccaaaattcataaaattataaatttatatatgataAGATTATAGTTTACCtctctaaaaatgttaaaattttgatttaattcttttaaaaattataaaaatataagtcAATAGAATAGTGAAATTTCATTTTAAGCTCTCATAAAAATTGGCTTTGCCCCAGTCTTAGAGGTGGGCACTCCCACTCTTTGAACCTTGTGCAACTCTCAATGGAGTCAAAAAACAAAACCCCCAACATCGAACAATACCAAATATGTTGAGGGATTTGTCAACTCCGAACAAACGACATTTGAAGACTTCACTCAAAGAAGTCAGAAATCTCTCaaaaaaaacaaatatttaagtcaatttaactaTGAAAATTAACAATTCCTTAGAAACCTTTCCTAGTTCTCACCATGTGCTTTTTGCAGAGACAAAGAAAACCTAACCTATTTTGGGTATCAGCTATATCTCCCATGGCGGTTGTCGCGGTTGGTTGTCTTTATGCATATTTGGGAGACGGTGAACAACATGGAATCGCCATTGTcagttcattttttttcattactTGTTCattttacttttttctttttttcaaattacTCCTTTTacttacatttattttatttggttttaattAAGGTGGGTGATTTAAAGAAGGGATTAAATCCTTCATCAATTCATTATTTGAACTTCGATAGTCGTTATCTTCCAGCAACTATTAGGGCTGGTGCTGTCACTGGGCTTATTTCAATGGTGGTAAGTATcctacaattttaattttttggggGTAAATTTATAATGGATTCTATAGATTTAAGAGCAAATTAATTAGGACCTCAACTATATAAATAGCATTTTGTCTTTCTACATTTAATTTTGGAGCAAGTAACATACTTgtgtataaatatcaaatatgcaTGAACTTTGATTTGGTGCAATTTTACACATGAAATTTGAATTGtgattcatatatatacataaaaatttaaattgatttaattttatgcatttaaaaaataaatatataagtttattttcatattgaaTTAATAAAATTGTTTGTGTATGGAATATATGAACATAAAATGGTGCTAATTCGATAATATTATTAGTGATTTataaaattgaatcaaataaaaatttcatgtataaaatcgcataaaattaaagttcatatatGACATCAAAATAAATTGAGCAATTTAGTGTCTTTGTCAAGCTTTAAAAATCCTATAAATTGTTGGTTCAATAATATTTTTGAGGCTTTAGAAACTTTGAGATATCAAATTCGAGTCTCACGCTATATAATTGGGTGGGTTCTTCTCCAGACTTATTCTAGTTATAGTTAGTTTGTTCAAGTTTAGTTATTGTGTTAGTTATTCAATTTAGTACATGTAATGATTGATTCTAATTAAAACTATTGATATAATTTTAACTCGGGAAAAAAAATCCTATAAATTGAATCATCTTTCAAAATGAAAATCCCAGGAAGGAATAGCAATAGGACGAAGTTTTGCCATCATTaaaaatgaacaaattgatgGCAACAAGGAAATGATAGCCTATGGGTTCATGAACATAATCGGATCTCTCACTTCATGCTACTTAACAACAGGTACAAAATCTAATCTACCTTTTAAGATAACTTCAAACTTCAGTCTGCATTCTAAATCCATTCATAAACTTCAAAGTATTCTAATTGACTTTTTAAAGTATTAATATTGTATCCAAGGGTGAAGCCAAAAAATTTTTTAGTAAGACTgagattaaattatatatttttataagagctaaaatataattttaccattgcATTGACTTATATctttaaggttttcaaaaggACTATATCAAAATTCTAATATTTTTGGGGTCAAACTATAATTTTACCGTATATTAATTGTaggttttttaaattttgaggGGCTAAAGcagtaatttttcatttttgagGGCCAAGGCCCTACTTGCCTCCCCTCTCCCTTCGCCTCTAACCGTATCAATCAAACTTTTCCttcaacttaaccattagtttaGGCATTAAATGTCCGTTTAAATCTGACatgaaacatatttaaaatacatGTCGATCAAATTATAACCATGTATATACCTAAATGACTTATATTTGTAGGTCCATTCTCAAAAACAGCTGTGAATGTGAATTCTGGATGTAAGACACCAATGGCCAATGTAGTACAAGGATTTTGCATGATGCTAACACTATTGTTCTTGGCACCAATCTTTAGTTATACCCCTCTGGTAGCATTAGCTGCCATTATCATGTCTGCAATGCTTGGACTAATCAACTATGAGGAGATGTATCACCTCTATAAAGTCGACAAATTCGACTTCGCCATCTGCATGGCCGCCTTCTTTGGAGTCAGTTTTGGTAGCATGGACATAGGCCTCTTGCTCTCGGTAACTACAAGATACATAGCAACTCAAATGAACAAATACAGTAAACGTACTATGGAGATGCTTGTATCAGGAGTTAAATTGCATTTTGTTTTTTCTGCTCaaaaaatgaacaaatgagtaaaagggataaaatataatttgagtCTTAATATAAAAACTCCATGGTACTTTCACTGAATAAATACAAATGTAACATATACgcatacacatacacatacatatacatatacataaaatGTGTTACCATTGCAGGTGGGATTGTCATTATTGAGAGCACTTTTATATGTGGCAAGGCCAGCAGCTTGTAAACTAGGGAGACTTCCAAATACAAGTTTATACCGTGACACCGAGCAATACCCTGAAACGATGTCGCTAGAAGGGATTCTTGTGCTTCAACTTGGTTCCCCTGTTTATTTTGCAAACTGCAGTTATATTAGAGAAAGGTACGTACAAGAGTGAATTGAATGTTTAGATGTACTAATTTATGATTTCATCATTTTTGAAATGATTATATAATTTTTTGGAGgccaaaatataaatatttataatttaaagatTTTTAAGAAAATTGGATTGCAATTTTCCATTTTTGAAGAGATCAAACCCTTGTCCTCCTCTTTGTATTCGCCCTGTGtctgtatatatgtatgcatgcaTGTATTGGAGAAGTAACTACATACAATGTTAGAAGTGATTAGTACCAATTGCCATTGGATGGATTTTGAGCAGGATTTTGAGGTACATTAATGAAGAAGATGCTGTTACAGAGTATCGTACTGAGCATATTTTGCTAGATTTGTCAGGTAATTATCATTTTCCATGCTAAATCCTTTACCAAATATAATTTACATTCAGAAAAAACAATTATAAATATTagaaaaagatgtgaaattcatATACTAAATTATGCATTAAGCATCTGCCTGATTATGGGGTTTTTGCAGGAGTTGCTTCCATTGACATGTCAGGCATTGACACATTCATAGAACTAATTAGAGTTTTGAAAGGAAAGCATATCAAGGTAATAAAAACTTAAACATGCTGCAtcatttgaaataaaattaattaaatttatttttaaaattataaacatcTATCATTCATTTGATTTCTCCACAATAAAAATTATACTGATAAATTACTCTCGATGGAATTAAATTATTACTAAATTCACGAAATTACTTAATTTAAAAAAGTTAGACAATGGTCATTGAATtgtttagaagtttttatttaagttattgggcTATTATAATCATTGTCTATTAACACCACTTGCACTAATCGAAAGTTCTTATTCCCCTCCTCTAttacaattcaatttttttttcacaaaacatcttcaaaaattataaatatgcaaatcaaaattcaaatagttTTCTTCTTTATTCTCTAACATTGATCATCAGATCtacttggatctaaggtatgttcttctactcatcAATGGTTACAGATCCACAATTCTGATCGTTAAATCGTCACTTGGAGCTTACTAGCTgaacttttttttaaaatgacttaacaacctagtgacttaaataaaaactttcgaatagtacagtgatcattttgtaattttttgaagtgaccaaaatgtaaacttactaaaATTTAATGAACTTAGGTATAGTTCACCCAAATTACATATTGTCATTGCATCGATTACTAACCTTAACCATAACAAAAACTAAAAATGAAATTTGTACCAACAAATATTGAGTGCAATGATAAGACATGTTGCACTTTCAAGGAAGAACATAAGTTCGAACCTTGGAGAAAATATTATTGGTAAAAGCAGTTACAAACTTTGAACATGTATTGTAAAATAGACATGAaagattaaaaaaaatgaaaattcgtGTTTTAAaccttgttttgttttgttttgttttttcagTTAGGCATAGTGAACCCTAGGATTGAAGTTTTAGAGAAAATGACATTAGCCAAATTTGTTGATGTTCTTGGCAAAAAAGCTTTCTACTTGTCGATTGAAGAAGCAATACAAAGTTGTCGGTTTACAATGGATACTAGTACTAAGGAAGAAGCATGGGGATCCTCGAAGACTGAAGATGTTGTTTAATTAaaagaccaaaaaaaaaaaaagaagaagaagaagatataaGCACAAATTTAAGACATGTGAAGGGTCGATTagcaaaacataaaaacaaaggctgtgttttttttttttttctttgtcctGAAAATTCGACCATTACTCTTACAAAACATCGACCGATGTCTGTATCATGTAAATGGTGAGAATTGTTGAGGTAATCCATtgttgaataaaaaaaatcattgttTCCGAAATTGAATTCAATaccatttaaatttaaaaattaaaatgattgggacaaataatttgaaattactaaattttaaagtgattaaaatttaaaatgattccaacttaaaataacctgaattaaaaaaaaacataaacttAAATTTGAATAGCCAAAAACCTCATAACAATTCGAAAATTATCGACCTAAATAAATTGGAGAGTTGTAAAATTTGAATTGACTTTTGATCTAGACTTTACCCAAAATTAATCAACTCGACCCATAATTAACAGGTATACTTATCTCTTATATATGTAATGAATACTTGAGAGATTCTTCAATTTAGTTCCTCTACTattagaaaataaagaaaaaattgataattgataataaATGATCAATAAACTATTAAGTCCGTACATTAAAGGGAGCAATTTAGACTGCATACTCACTACGAGTATTGGAGACCAACTTAAAAGGAGGAATAAAGCTATCGTCCCTAGCATCATAAACCTTTTTAGAGACAtgattttaaacaataaatgttaGAGACAACCTAAGTTATCTCTAAAGCTATTAGACACCATTTTCAAGTTTTTAGGAGGTTTTAATCCTCATCAAAGTTACTAAATCTTTTAATACTATTAAAATGAGCAAATCAAGataattaaatacaatttaactaTTTGTCTTTATAAAAATAATGTGATAAAAGGAACAAAACTTAATTGTGAAAAGCATCTATATGCACCCAGCTTCAATTaattgtataaaaattaaataatttcttaattTAGTGACAAGAGTATTATGTTATAAGCATCAAAATTAAGTTCAATATCAAGTAACACCACTCCTTATTttgaattataaaaaattgaaaacaaaaacATTGAAATCCGTTATATAATATTCTAAAAGTTATAAATATTCAAAAACATTATAAGCAACAAAGAATTATCAAGTTAACTAGGAATTTCCCACTATGAGGGTAGGGCGTGATGCTGGAATTAAATATGAGCTTAGAGTATACAATACAATTGGTTTGTGAAGAATATTTTATGTgttttgtatttttatgattgATGCTACATTTGGTtagaatattaatttttaatatggtTTAGCCATTAATTAGCTATAAATTGAACATAGTGGATAATTCTTActcattcatattatttatttgtaACCAAGAgaataaaaacttttatttattttaaagaagttttatttttataagaATTTTTACTCATGTATCTAATTACATGTTTAAATATGtacaaattattatttattttatatctagCTATTTTAGAACATATGAATTAACTATGTTTTTTACTCATGTTATTACACTAGTAACCAAATATAGAAGGGGTGATTTGTGTTTACTTTCAATAGGAAAAGTGAGTATGAGAGAGTTCATGCTAAATGTACTTGGATGATGCTACAATTATCTAAGGGTTAGGATAGGATTTAAATTATCACTTTATCCTTATATTTAGTATTGGAATTATTCCTTAAAAGTATGACCCCGCAAACATAAGTTAAGCCTTAATTACATTAATAACTGTCATGTGTTTAATCTTTTATATTTACTTATTGATGTATCATTAGATATTCTCACATCTCTTATCACATGTTATTACAATCATCTTTTTATATTTGGAATCAATCATACACCTAAAATATTTGATAATATCTTATATTTAATAGTCATGCAACAAAAGATATGAAGGAAGTTAATTCAACTATACGTCTACCACTCTTAGATGAATTTTATTATGTCTATTACTCAACCTCCCGAAAGGGATGCTAGAGTTTATTGGCTTGGTGGAACTCATTGTACCTAAAAATGACAACTTTATAAAACAACAACTTTGACATGTGGAATTTAATTTGGTTCTACCGTACATAACTATCACCTTCTAATCTATATGTTTCAAATTAGTTGTTTATTCCAATTTGAAGAAGTGGATTAGgaagtttgtttttttttttttttctatattttactaATATTGGCTTTGGGTTAATTTCAACGACTACTTAAACGACACCATGTAACCCTCCTTCCAAATATGcattataatatatgtatatatattatattttgggCAAATGATGTCATTGTTGCTGATTTCTTGTTTCTTCATCTGTTTCTCCTTCAATTGTTCGGTTGATCAGAGGGCAGTGACTTCGTCACATCACTAACTCTAATCCGGACAGCAAATTCCAGCTATCATATACTAATTGTCTACTTCTTCACTTAATTCACACATTTCTTATAACCACCGATAACATATATTCCTatcaaattatatttaaaattgataataaGTCTAAAATtagatatataaattttgattttgtataattatattcattaaactttaattttaattcaatcgtatacatttaaataaataaacacatcaatttatttctatattaaatatatataattatttgtgtatgtaaTGTAAACACAAAATAGTGTTATATCAATAATGATGTTATTggtttgtgaaaattgaatcaaattaaagttcatgtataattttacaTTATGGGGGTAAAAGTACCATCGAAGTCATTGTACTAGAAGTTAGATTGATTGCAGTTTATTCCCTCTATTcaaaatgggtaaattagtctTTATATATTAGATCAAGGAGCAAACCGATTTTTTTGctcaaattttcattcatttctattgttaaaaattggtcCTTGTACGTTAGAATTAGATATACGTAGCATGCTACGTGTAACTGTCTAGTTATTTTATCAGTCACGCTATTTTTCAACagtaaaattgatgaaatttttaacaaaaaaatttattttctttttgaccTAATGTACAGTGACCTATTTTTTCAAGTGAATGagacaaaatataatttaaaacttaATACAATaacctccatgatacttttacccacGTTAAATCAAAACATACATAATTTTAAGATTTACCATGAAGTATTACAAAAGTACAATTGAATTAATATCTAAAACCAAGTTAAAATagtacataataaaatttaactcaAGAAAATTTTATTAACAATCCACACATAATTTACCCAACATATCTTCCTAAAGATGTTCCAACGGCTAACTCTGTACATGAAATTTCATTGTTGTCACATGCTAGAAAATAGAAAACATCCCATCATCTACTTCGGTTGGTTGATGCTTTGAACTTGTGTGGTTCCTAGTTCACACAATCGAAAAACTAACGATATTTTTTGGGGGTTGTTCATCCATGGTGGAGCCCCAGTGAGCTTATTTGATACTATCAACGGCCATGAAAACATATCCTGACCCACATTTGCAGAAAATAGCAAAGTTGGTTAATTCCATGCTTGAGAACTCaaaaaaatctttaacaatttgtACAAATATAGGAGCCTGCCACTGCATGTTCTTTCCATGGTTGGACATTTATAAACTGcatcttttgtaaatattaaaatacattgtaagtctttatatttttcggaatttaatctttgtatttctattttcaatttacactttctaaattttaaatttaaggttCAATTGTTAAATTTACTTTTTTACTAAATTTGTTAGtgtgatatttttaaaattaaaatatatgtattcACTTTATAATCATGTAATTTACAAAAATAAGTTATAATTTATCTAAAttcaacaaaataattttaatagtatttacagttaaacttaattatttaaaatttgaaaaatagagattaaattcttaaaataaaataacagagattaaattttaaattttcggaGAATAAAGAGAATTATGGCATAGTTTACATTTGCATGTTAGAAACTGACCTCAGTTGCCTTTTACTCTTACTTGTTCAAACTGTATGTATCTTTTTACAGTAATTTGATGGCAATGAAATTTATTGATTAAAAAGTCCCGAAATAGGAATAGAAAAGAGGATATGAATGAGAGCATAGATATCCCGGAAAACATCAAGAAATCAAATACAAAACTTGCCTAAAAACAAGTGAAGGACAAAATAGCTTTGGCCTCCAAATACATGCAATAAAATTAAGAGGACAAAAACAGTCGcaattcaaaatcaaaatcactAGAGGACTCTTATCAACCCAAACAAAAGGTAAACTCCCACAAGAACGAGTAACAATGTCCACCCCAGGCAAGAGATCGATCCTGTTGCACTTGTGTCACATCACAACACTCAAAAATTAACCTCATCTACCAATAACAACACCAAAAAACATCCATTGaagatgtgaaaaataaaatagaataaaataaataaaaataaagaacacataaattttacgtggaaaccctttcgggaaaaaaaccacgggcagaggagaagaaaattcactatgtcgaaaaatttttactctaatacaagaggaatagactatgtctatttataggcttgcaaagccatattctagtaggattgaaacaccttatcctaatcaatataaaatagatggagtttaataaggtttaaaaaccttattctaaaataaaataaaagaagtctagttctatatggattttacttttattttattttccatcgtattttatttaaataagaatttgggtcacttaattctaacaatctccaccttgacacaaattctcaatgaacaagttcttcatcgcgaactttcaataaacaagttcttcacctcttccaaaaaaccccttaagggtttaacttcaacaatgaacaccaaccaagtctaagcaatgctcaaacttggttataggaagtgacttagtcatcatatctgcaggattttcatgagtgctaattttgctcacaacaatatcaccacgagcaataatatcacgaacaaaatgataccgaatatcaatgtgttttgttctctcatgaaacatttgatcttttgtaagaaagatggcactctgactgtcacaaaatctcgtgtctgatttgaaggtcttcattgagttcactaaatagtcctttcaaccaaatagcttctttacaagcctcaagaatcgccatgtactcaacttcatggtagacaaagcgatcgtagtttgcaaagtggctttccaactaattgcacaacctccgattgtaaagacgtaactcgtgagagatcttcttctatcaaggtctccaaagaaaatcagcatcaacataccctataactccatctttagttcttccaaactgtaagcaaacattagtagtgcctcgtaagtatcttaaaatccaccgaatcgctttccgtgttctttaccgagattcgccatgtatcgctaatgctgaccgatcgcatatgataaatcggacgtgaacaaaccatagcatacatgagagatcctctcgcactagagtatggaacatgtgacatgtactcaatctcattatcgattgaggagataaggccgatgaaagtccgaaatgggtcgctaaaggagtactaacgaaagcttagcactctgcatattgaactccgcaaagaactttctcaatatacccttccgacttaggtacaatttacttgcttttctatctcgagaatctccataccaagtatcttctttgctggtcctaaatctttcatctcaaattcttcacttagttgggctttaacctttcttatctctctttatcttttctttgctatcaacatgtcatcaacataaagaagtagatacacaaagaaccatcactttttttcttaaagtagacacaactgtcaaaactacttcttttgaaatcatgagaagtcataaaggaatcaaacctcttgtaccctttgtcttggtgattgtttcaaaccgtaaagggactttttcaaagaagcaaatatagtcctctttttcgagactataaaaccctctggttgttgcatgtaaatatcttcctcaagttctccatgcaaaaatgcgttttacatctaactgctcaagctccaaatcatgcatggcaacaataccaagcaaagctcgaatcgaactatgcttaacaaccggagagaacacatctgtgaagtccactcggaatttgatgtaaccctttgcaacaagccttgctttatatccgggttcttcaactcctgagtcccttctttcttttaaacacccatttacaacgaatgcctttttacctttaggaagttttacaagatcccatgttcgttttttgtggagtgattccatctcctcttgcatagcaaacatccacttttacgagtcttcacactaatcgcctcgaaataattaaatggctcttgattcgcatctatatcttcagccacatttaaagcataagcaactagatcaacctcggcatacttctttggaggtttaatttctcttcttgtcctgtttttggcgatagagtattgcggtgaagaagcaactctattctcaatttttgtcttggcttgaggagttgattcgtattaatcgatgctccaccgcttttggttttctttattggaagagtctttaagagataagttaggtagcatagcgtttcatcaaaaacaacatctctgctaatcacaacttttctattttcaggacaccataacttatagccttttacaccagctttataaccaagaaaaacgcatttaatggatctcggttccaattttccattatcaacatgagcatacgcaggacacccaaaaatc belongs to Gossypium arboreum isolate Shixiya-1 chromosome 7, ASM2569848v2, whole genome shotgun sequence and includes:
- the LOC108472443 gene encoding probable sulfate transporter 3.5; its protein translation is MTDSKHTVNFVTPRKFIKTFKKDCKETFFPDEPFSKFQHDKLLQKVKKTIQYFIPIFEWLPRYNLHLFRYDVLAGITITSLAIPQGISYARLADLPPIIGLYSSFVPPLIYTVFGSSNNLAVGTVAACSLLMHETLGAVVSPKDDPTLYLHLIYTSTFFTGIFQTALGFCRLGILVDFLSHSTITGFMGGTAIIISLQQMKGILGLKHFTTRTDVVRVIQAIFHYRNEWKWQSFVAGLVFLCFLQVARYVRQRKPNLFWVSAISPMAVVAVGCLYAYLGDGEQHGIAIVGDLKKGLNPSSIHYLNFDSRYLPATIRAGAVTGLISMVEGIAIGRSFAIIKNEQIDGNKEMIAYGFMNIIGSLTSCYLTTGPFSKTAVNVNSGCKTPMANVVQGFCMMLTLLFLAPIFSYTPLVALAAIIMSAMLGLINYEEMYHLYKVDKFDFAICMAAFFGVSFGSMDIGLLLSVGLSLLRALLYVARPAACKLGRLPNTSLYRDTEQYPETMSLEGILVLQLGSPVYFANCSYIRERILRYINEEDAVTEYRTEHILLDLSGVASIDMSGIDTFIELIRVLKGKHIKLGIVNPRIEVLEKMTLAKFVDVLGKKAFYLSIEEAIQSCRFTMDTSTKEEAWGSSKTEDVV